Proteins encoded together in one Rubripirellula reticaptiva window:
- a CDS encoding PAAR domain-containing protein yields the protein MPAAARVTDPHSCTSLTGVVPHVGGPLEGPGAPTVLIGGLPAAIVGDSAACNGPPDTLIEGSATVMIGGVPAVRMGDPTEHGGTVDAGAPDVMIGG from the coding sequence ATGCCTGCCGCAGCCCGCGTAACAGACCCGCACAGTTGCACGTCGTTAACCGGAGTCGTACCGCATGTCGGTGGCCCCCTCGAAGGTCCCGGGGCGCCCACGGTTTTGATCGGCGGCTTGCCAGCAGCGATCGTCGGCGATTCGGCAGCCTGCAATGGTCCCCCAGACACACTGATTGAGGGTTCAGCCACGGTGATGATCGGCGGCGTTCCGGCGGTTCGAATGGGCGACCCAACCGAGCATGGTGGTACGGTCGACGCGGGTGCCCCGGACGTGATGATCGGCGGATAG
- a CDS encoding DUF6931 family protein, with translation MPLLLTAHPTNQADLRLLLRVGQEARVGSSEWVELSIPDDQSIALEHFVVRCGSDAVVEVLGEQQTLWVNGDGVERFTLSDRCDQKTEFLAGQTSFSIRWSPDLVPKVKEPAAKDEPSDAPVVDDNFRIGEVATRMKLSHTAIDLLQTPDRCSLYLQRLIDAGLADDAIRFIAAALPAVVAVDWAIVSSGLIESAKDPLLDAMLAWTSTGGEADRRVVAEQLKKVVEPSNVVKWISQAIVLSGGSLARDDQPMIVPPKHLCGIAILTAHRWSLAAQADRTVAMSQWLESGKLLLDQMEATGTRNEHKGAA, from the coding sequence ATGCCACTGCTACTGACCGCCCATCCAACGAACCAGGCCGATCTTCGTTTGTTGCTGCGCGTCGGTCAAGAAGCGCGGGTAGGCAGCAGCGAGTGGGTTGAACTGAGCATTCCTGATGACCAGTCAATTGCGCTGGAACACTTTGTGGTTCGCTGCGGATCTGATGCCGTGGTAGAAGTCTTGGGCGAGCAACAGACTCTATGGGTCAATGGTGATGGGGTCGAGCGATTCACGTTGTCGGATCGTTGTGATCAGAAGACGGAGTTCTTGGCCGGTCAGACCTCATTTTCGATTCGCTGGTCTCCCGATCTTGTTCCCAAGGTGAAAGAACCCGCGGCAAAGGATGAACCTTCGGATGCACCGGTGGTCGACGATAACTTTCGCATTGGTGAAGTTGCGACAAGGATGAAGCTGTCGCACACCGCGATTGATCTGTTGCAAACCCCGGATCGATGCAGCTTGTACTTGCAGCGATTGATTGACGCCGGACTGGCCGATGATGCTATCCGTTTCATCGCGGCCGCATTGCCTGCGGTCGTTGCCGTCGATTGGGCGATCGTGTCCAGCGGTTTGATCGAGTCCGCGAAGGATCCGCTGCTTGATGCGATGCTGGCTTGGACTAGCACGGGCGGCGAGGCTGACCGACGCGTCGTTGCTGAACAACTTAAAAAGGTGGTTGAACCATCCAACGTTGTTAAGTGGATCTCGCAGGCAATCGTTCTCAGCGGTGGCAGTCTCGCTCGAGACGATCAACCGATGATCGTGCCACCGAAGCATTTATGCGGCATCGCAATCCTGACCGCTCATCGATGGTCGCTGGCAGCCCAAGCGGATCGTACGGTCGCGATGTCGCAGTGGCTGGAGTCTGGGAAGTTGTTACTTGATCAAATGGAAGCTACAGGGACTCGAAACGAACACAAAGGAGCCGCCTGA
- a CDS encoding type VI secretion system Vgr family protein yields the protein MSNPQATRSIAVSTPLGEDALMLINVSWSEQLGRPFQGSLEMVSLQGDIDPADLLKQPVSIRLGNADDEPTYLHGYVTEFGLRGISNGHYDYHATLVPWFGLLRHVGGSQIFQQQSVVDIAKAVIETRGFAGELEDRLTQTYRQRAYCVQYGESDFQFLSRLFEEEGIYYYFEYANDGHTMILCDDVSAHHTADSLASLPYHDFESENTEMCVSQWTSQRHFSTASYVLRDYDFQKPRAEMTVRQNAPDTVSEWQWYEFPGRYFETDDGQHYARVLTEAASARQGRATVKVSTNSILAGNLLTMESHPQSDLNQEYLITARQIQASAPDIAAGGSSNGFGIDGQLQIQPSSIPFRSSHETPRPVVSGPQIATVVGPAGEEIWTDSYGRIKVQFAWDTMGAGDDSSSCWMRVTQPWTGKGWGAASIPRIGDEVIVAFFDGDIDRPIVTGRVFNADRMPPEDLTAGQAKTVFRTRSTKGGDVDCFHELTFDDTKDAEQIYLHSERDFLRVVENNDALKVGFEKQDAGDQSIEIYNNQDIKVGVGSGTGNQTTEIGQDRSTTIDTGNDTLTIKQGDRIVTAESGAITIEANTSITLKCGESIIQLTPSGIIIQSTQIDIKADAQANIAAPEINAAADAALALSGGATTDLTSDGQLTVKGAIVQIN from the coding sequence ATGTCCAATCCGCAAGCCACTCGATCGATCGCCGTTAGTACCCCACTGGGTGAGGACGCGCTGATGCTGATCAATGTGTCGTGGTCCGAGCAGTTGGGACGACCGTTTCAGGGAAGCTTGGAAATGGTTAGTCTGCAAGGCGATATCGATCCGGCGGATCTGTTGAAGCAACCGGTTTCGATTCGCTTAGGCAACGCCGATGATGAACCGACTTATCTGCACGGGTACGTCACTGAGTTTGGGCTACGTGGGATCAGCAACGGGCACTATGATTATCACGCGACGTTGGTGCCCTGGTTTGGATTGCTTCGGCATGTGGGCGGGTCACAGATTTTTCAACAGCAATCGGTGGTCGACATTGCCAAGGCGGTAATTGAGACGCGAGGTTTTGCGGGCGAGCTTGAAGATCGGCTTACTCAAACGTATCGACAACGCGCCTACTGTGTTCAATACGGCGAATCTGACTTTCAATTTCTCAGCCGTCTATTCGAAGAAGAAGGCATCTACTACTACTTCGAATACGCCAACGACGGACACACGATGATCCTGTGTGATGATGTCAGTGCACACCACACTGCCGATTCGCTGGCCTCGTTGCCGTACCACGACTTCGAATCTGAGAATACCGAAATGTGTGTATCTCAGTGGACGAGCCAACGTCATTTCAGCACCGCATCGTACGTGTTGCGAGACTACGATTTCCAAAAACCGCGTGCCGAGATGACTGTCCGCCAGAACGCGCCCGATACGGTAAGCGAGTGGCAATGGTATGAGTTTCCAGGACGGTACTTCGAAACCGATGACGGACAACACTATGCCCGCGTGTTGACCGAAGCGGCCAGCGCACGACAAGGGCGAGCGACCGTCAAGGTCTCGACCAACTCAATCCTAGCCGGCAACTTGCTGACCATGGAATCGCATCCCCAGAGCGATCTCAATCAGGAATACTTAATCACGGCTCGCCAAATTCAAGCCAGTGCGCCCGACATCGCCGCCGGCGGATCGAGCAATGGCTTCGGGATTGACGGGCAACTGCAAATTCAACCCTCATCGATTCCGTTTCGTTCGTCGCACGAGACGCCGCGCCCCGTGGTTTCCGGGCCACAAATCGCCACGGTGGTGGGACCAGCGGGAGAAGAGATTTGGACCGATTCCTACGGCCGCATCAAAGTCCAATTTGCTTGGGACACGATGGGGGCCGGGGACGACAGTAGTTCGTGTTGGATGCGAGTGACTCAGCCCTGGACCGGTAAAGGTTGGGGCGCGGCATCGATCCCGCGGATTGGCGATGAAGTCATCGTGGCGTTTTTTGACGGTGACATCGATCGCCCGATCGTGACGGGACGAGTCTTCAACGCCGATCGGATGCCACCCGAAGACCTAACCGCGGGCCAAGCGAAGACGGTCTTTCGAACGCGCAGCACCAAGGGCGGGGATGTCGATTGTTTTCACGAACTGACGTTTGATGACACGAAAGACGCTGAACAGATTTATCTGCACAGCGAACGAGACTTTCTTCGTGTGGTTGAAAACAACGACGCTTTGAAAGTCGGTTTTGAAAAGCAAGACGCGGGCGATCAGTCGATCGAAATCTACAACAACCAGGACATCAAAGTCGGTGTCGGCAGCGGTACCGGAAACCAAACCACCGAGATCGGCCAGGATCGCTCGACCACGATCGATACTGGCAACGATACGCTGACGATCAAGCAGGGCGACCGAATAGTGACCGCTGAAAGTGGTGCGATCACGATCGAAGCGAACACCTCGATCACGCTGAAATGCGGTGAGTCAATCATTCAGTTGACTCCGTCTGGAATCATAATTCAGTCAACGCAGATCGACATCAAAGCGGATGCTCAGGCCAACATCGCCGCACCTGAAATCAACGCAGCCGCCGACGCAGCACTCGCGCTCAGTGGCGGCGCCACCACAGATCTGACATCCGATGGTCAGCTCACCGTGAAGGGTGCCATCGTGCAAATCAATTAG
- the tssG gene encoding type VI secretion system baseplate subunit TssG yields MSESLSDASTRTPTNWDQRVAGKFGHSIHQLDFFQAIRRIEGLAGSLPRVGHARQAHQEAVRIRQTTALDFAPATIDRIDSPADGRAHLSQRFFGLLGPGGPLPLQMTETVRHETRHESDPALEAFLNLFHHRMAMLFYRAWSSSRGAVQRDRPDQDRFASYVGAISGVMPMSGRGTGEDNRLYFSGRLASSHRNAEGLAAIVSATVQADAKIKTFRLRNLRLEPEDLSVLSRSSSKQGRGGRLGQSIVLGRSVPDRRSMIDLDIGPIVFDLFQTLLPGESGHDELRDLIRSYIDPGLDCRVRLILDRRTMPRMSLSRTGSAGHVGSLGRSAWINSSAPQSDAGDCQFII; encoded by the coding sequence ATGAGCGAATCTTTGTCCGATGCGTCAACGAGAACGCCAACAAACTGGGACCAACGGGTCGCCGGAAAGTTTGGGCATTCGATTCATCAGCTTGATTTTTTTCAAGCGATTCGCCGAATCGAGGGATTGGCAGGATCGTTGCCGCGCGTCGGTCATGCGCGACAAGCTCATCAGGAAGCCGTTCGGATTCGTCAAACCACGGCACTGGACTTTGCACCAGCGACGATCGATCGCATTGATTCACCGGCGGATGGCCGAGCTCATTTGAGCCAGCGGTTTTTCGGATTGCTTGGCCCCGGCGGTCCGTTGCCGTTGCAGATGACTGAAACGGTACGGCATGAAACTCGGCACGAGAGTGATCCAGCGCTCGAAGCGTTCCTGAATCTGTTCCATCATCGCATGGCGATGTTGTTTTATCGGGCGTGGAGCAGCAGTCGCGGAGCGGTCCAGCGTGACCGTCCGGACCAGGATCGATTCGCGAGTTACGTCGGTGCGATCTCGGGCGTGATGCCGATGTCTGGCCGAGGCACCGGTGAAGACAATCGACTCTATTTCAGCGGGCGATTAGCATCATCTCACCGTAACGCCGAAGGCTTGGCGGCAATCGTTTCGGCGACCGTCCAAGCAGACGCCAAAATCAAAACCTTCCGACTGCGGAACCTGCGGCTTGAACCTGAGGATCTGTCGGTGCTCAGTCGTTCGTCATCGAAGCAGGGACGTGGCGGACGATTAGGCCAAAGCATCGTGCTGGGTCGTTCGGTGCCTGATCGTCGATCGATGATTGATCTCGACATTGGCCCCATCGTGTTTGATCTGTTCCAGACCCTATTGCCAGGTGAATCGGGGCACGACGAATTGCGAGATTTGATTCGCAGCTACATCGATCCCGGATTGGATTGTCGTGTCCGGCTGATCCTAGATCGACGAACAATGCCACGAATGTCACTGAGCCGTACCGGATCGGCTGGGCATGTCGGCTCGCTTGGCCGCAGCGCATGGATCAACAGTTCGGCGCCTCAATCGGACGCTGGTGACTGCCAGTTCATTATCTAG
- the tssF gene encoding type VI secretion system baseplate subunit TssF, which yields MEAQFLDHYNRELGYLRELGAEFAQEYPAVAGRLGMDEFACADPFVERLLEGFAFLAARVHRRLDSEFPQLTRGLMQSIYPHYTRPIPAAAVVQIHPDPDEGTLVDGYRLPRGSRLQGPSSNAHPTPCRFETTAELDLWPITISGVELIERGTALNKPLPAMLGGPEVRSGLRITLQTTGGVPMSAVKLDRLPIHLRGGEVAHQLLELLLAHTTSIAVGQTETDRWQRLDSSSLSAGGFDESESLLPDEPRSFSGYRLLQEYFLLPEKFLFVNLTGLSTAISAADGKQIEIVIGLDESQRELASRLSREHLALHCVPAINLFKKRADRVQISEAKFEHQLLVDRSRPLDFEIWSVAQLLGHGQTAQQEIEFLPLYAPPTSMAARHQHAAYYTLDRRPRQPSTNQREYGHRSPYLGTEVYVTLTDSNQSPTRHPIRQLSSTVYCTNRDLAMLKPASGWRDAFTLDGPGPVASIACLTGPTTPRLPLTTEDGEVCWRLVNHLTSNFLSLCDRAKQQDIVGNVDVQRGRSAAALLRQMLYLYCPADLPATRRQVDGILAVTNEAVTRQLPFDGPIVHGRGVHLEVEMDEAAFEGGGAFLMGSVLDQFMARFVSLNSFTQTTIRTPTRGQVHRWPVRTGTIAMI from the coding sequence ATGGAAGCCCAATTCCTTGACCACTACAACCGCGAGCTTGGCTACCTACGCGAGTTGGGCGCTGAGTTCGCGCAAGAGTACCCGGCGGTTGCAGGCCGGTTGGGGATGGACGAGTTCGCGTGCGCCGATCCGTTCGTTGAACGGTTGCTGGAAGGCTTTGCGTTTTTAGCGGCTCGTGTTCATCGGCGTCTGGATTCGGAGTTCCCGCAACTGACGCGGGGGTTGATGCAATCCATCTATCCTCATTACACACGCCCGATTCCCGCGGCGGCTGTCGTTCAAATCCATCCCGATCCGGATGAGGGGACGTTGGTTGATGGCTATCGTTTGCCGCGTGGTTCGCGTTTGCAGGGGCCGTCCAGCAATGCCCATCCGACGCCTTGCCGTTTCGAAACAACCGCCGAGTTGGATCTGTGGCCAATCACGATTTCGGGCGTTGAACTGATCGAACGTGGCACGGCTCTCAATAAGCCGCTTCCGGCGATGTTGGGTGGACCGGAGGTGCGATCGGGACTGCGTATTACTTTGCAGACGACCGGCGGTGTTCCCATGTCTGCGGTCAAGCTGGATCGTTTGCCCATCCATTTGCGAGGTGGCGAAGTCGCTCATCAACTGCTCGAGTTGTTGCTTGCACACACGACCTCGATCGCCGTCGGACAGACCGAAACCGACCGATGGCAGCGTCTCGACTCGTCGTCGCTTTCGGCCGGTGGATTTGACGAGAGTGAGTCGTTGCTGCCGGATGAACCGCGATCGTTTTCGGGGTACCGTTTGTTGCAAGAGTACTTTTTGCTTCCCGAAAAGTTCTTGTTCGTCAATCTAACGGGATTGTCCACAGCAATCTCAGCCGCCGATGGAAAGCAGATCGAAATTGTCATCGGATTGGACGAGTCGCAACGGGAACTCGCCAGCCGACTGTCGCGTGAACACTTGGCGTTGCACTGTGTGCCAGCGATCAATCTATTCAAGAAGCGGGCCGACCGTGTGCAGATTTCCGAAGCCAAATTCGAGCACCAGCTGTTGGTCGATCGTAGTCGACCGTTGGACTTTGAAATTTGGTCTGTCGCGCAGTTGTTGGGACATGGACAAACAGCACAGCAAGAAATCGAGTTCTTGCCTCTCTATGCACCACCGACCAGCATGGCTGCCCGTCACCAGCATGCCGCTTACTACACGCTAGATCGACGACCGCGACAGCCTTCGACGAATCAACGCGAGTACGGTCATCGATCACCTTACCTTGGAACCGAGGTTTACGTTACGCTGACCGATTCGAACCAAAGTCCAACGCGACATCCGATCCGTCAACTTTCGTCGACTGTTTACTGCACCAACCGTGACTTGGCGATGCTGAAACCCGCATCGGGCTGGCGTGATGCATTCACTTTGGACGGGCCCGGTCCCGTTGCTTCGATTGCTTGTTTGACCGGACCGACGACACCGCGATTGCCATTGACGACTGAGGATGGCGAAGTGTGTTGGCGTCTGGTGAACCATTTGACGTCGAATTTCTTGTCGCTGTGTGATCGTGCGAAACAGCAAGATATCGTTGGCAATGTCGACGTCCAGCGTGGCCGATCCGCAGCGGCGCTGTTGCGTCAGATGCTGTATCTGTATTGCCCGGCGGACTTGCCCGCAACGCGGCGTCAGGTGGATGGAATCCTGGCGGTCACCAACGAGGCCGTCACACGGCAGCTGCCCTTCGATGGTCCGATCGTGCATGGTCGGGGCGTCCACTTGGAAGTTGAAATGGACGAAGCGGCGTTCGAAGGCGGCGGTGCGTTTTTGATGGGATCCGTGCTGGATCAGTTCATGGCTCGATTCGTATCGCTGAACAGTTTTACACAGACCACGATTCGAACACCGACGCGAGGCCAAGTGCATCGTTGGCCGGTGCGTACGGGCACGATTGCGATGATCTAA
- the tssE gene encoding type VI secretion system baseplate subunit TssE produces the protein MPDKQRIDHPTSSLLDRLIGNNDVSNGALRLANGTTAGEVSSAASSPVAVTSPTAGLTRRQHAKQLAILRSQIERDLLALFGTRRLSEDTDLSAWPLVQKSVLNYGVPDLTGSTGSGVDVRRLQRELTDAIKCFEPRLRPATLTVTCRVNEHSTDELSVDIEALFGPSDALESFAMGISINLGSGQCRAVDPKRLRRTG, from the coding sequence ATGCCAGATAAACAACGGATCGATCATCCCACATCGTCGTTGCTCGATCGTTTGATCGGCAACAACGACGTTTCAAACGGTGCATTGCGATTGGCAAACGGTACGACGGCGGGCGAAGTTTCGTCCGCCGCGTCGTCCCCGGTTGCGGTAACTTCGCCGACTGCAGGGCTGACGCGACGACAACATGCAAAGCAACTTGCGATCCTGCGATCCCAGATCGAGCGTGACTTGCTCGCACTATTTGGGACGCGGCGTTTGTCCGAGGACACGGATCTGTCGGCTTGGCCGTTGGTCCAGAAGAGCGTGCTCAATTATGGAGTTCCCGACTTGACCGGCTCGACCGGCAGCGGTGTCGATGTGCGACGGTTGCAGAGAGAATTGACCGATGCGATTAAGTGTTTCGAGCCTCGGCTTCGCCCGGCAACCTTGACCGTTACGTGTCGCGTTAACGAGCACTCGACGGACGAATTGAGTGTCGATATTGAAGCGTTGTTCGGTCCGTCGGACGCGTTGGAGTCATTCGCGATGGGGATTTCCATCAACCTTGGCAGTGGTCAGTGTCGTGCGGTCGATCCCAAACGGCTCCGCCGGACGGGCTAG
- a CDS encoding Hcp family type VI secretion system effector, whose amino-acid sequence MILLKFKKEIKGDASASGYEGQIKLMSTQFSASRMVSVPSGSASRETGSPTFSEVHCAKDFDIASTELFMQSVSGSSLEEASLTYLQTDGDGGPQVYLVVTLTDPIITSYSHSGTMGDRPGESFSLNFTKISLAYTQYTGEAAVKASPKGWNLLEQKAA is encoded by the coding sequence ATGATTCTGCTAAAGTTTAAGAAAGAGATCAAAGGTGACGCCAGCGCATCAGGGTACGAAGGCCAGATCAAGCTGATGTCGACACAGTTCAGTGCATCGAGAATGGTTTCGGTGCCCTCGGGCAGTGCCTCTCGTGAAACGGGATCGCCCACTTTCTCGGAAGTTCACTGCGCGAAAGACTTTGATATCGCGTCAACAGAACTGTTCATGCAAAGCGTTTCCGGTTCTTCGCTGGAAGAAGCCTCGCTGACGTATCTGCAAACGGACGGCGATGGCGGACCTCAGGTTTATCTGGTGGTTACTCTGACCGACCCCATCATCACAAGCTATTCGCATAGCGGAACGATGGGTGACCGACCAGGCGAAAGCTTCTCGCTGAACTTTACCAAGATTTCGCTGGCGTACACTCAGTACACCGGTGAGGCAGCCGTGAAGGCATCGCCGAAGGGTTGGAACTTGCTAGAGCAGAAGGCCGCGTAG
- the tssC gene encoding type VI secretion system contractile sheath large subunit, with the protein MSETKSETTEAVADTAAEITLDTLSELLEAEFKPRSDEASLAVTTAVNTLASQLVTTEMVAASDAIKTIEALVAELDRKIAEQMNEILHHDDFQQLEGAWRGLAHLVNNTETDEMLKIRVLNISKKDLHKTLKKFKGTAWDQSPIFKKLYEEEYGQFGGEPYGALIGDYYFDHTPVDVELLGEIAKVCAASHAPFITSASPSLMHMGSWQELCNPRDLTKIFQTVEYASWRSLRDDEDSRYVGLTMPRFLARQPYGAATNPVEEFAFEEDTAGPDHSRYVWSNSAYAFAVNINRSFKMHGWCSRIRGIESGGSVEKLPVHVFPTDDGGIDMKCPTEIAISDRREAELAKNGLMPLVFRKNSDLAAFIGAQSLNNPSIFEDDDATANARLSGRLPYLFAVCRFAHYLKCIVRDKVGSFKERSDMQIWLNNWISQYVDTNPATASELDKARRPLAGAEVVVEEIAGNPGYYSAKFFLRPHYQLEGLTVSLRLVSKLPSAKAA; encoded by the coding sequence ATGAGTGAAACCAAATCGGAAACGACTGAGGCTGTTGCAGATACCGCCGCAGAAATCACGCTCGACACGCTGTCCGAGTTGCTGGAAGCCGAGTTCAAGCCGCGCAGCGACGAAGCCAGTCTGGCCGTCACCACCGCCGTGAACACGTTGGCATCGCAACTAGTGACCACCGAAATGGTGGCCGCAAGCGACGCGATCAAGACCATCGAGGCCCTGGTAGCCGAACTGGATCGCAAGATCGCCGAACAGATGAACGAGATTCTGCATCACGATGACTTTCAACAGTTGGAAGGCGCGTGGCGTGGGCTTGCTCACTTGGTCAACAACACTGAAACCGACGAAATGTTAAAGATTCGCGTCTTGAACATCTCGAAAAAAGATCTTCATAAGACGTTGAAGAAGTTCAAGGGCACCGCTTGGGATCAAAGCCCGATCTTCAAGAAGTTGTACGAGGAAGAGTATGGTCAATTCGGCGGCGAACCTTACGGCGCGCTGATCGGTGATTACTACTTTGATCACACCCCCGTCGACGTTGAACTGCTTGGCGAGATCGCCAAGGTCTGCGCTGCCTCGCATGCTCCGTTCATCACTTCGGCGAGCCCGTCGCTGATGCACATGGGCTCATGGCAAGAACTTTGCAACCCACGCGACTTGACGAAGATTTTCCAGACTGTCGAGTACGCATCGTGGCGTTCGCTTCGTGACGACGAAGATTCGCGTTACGTCGGTTTGACGATGCCACGATTCTTGGCTCGCCAGCCCTACGGTGCCGCGACAAATCCTGTTGAAGAGTTTGCATTCGAAGAAGACACCGCAGGCCCAGACCATAGTCGCTACGTTTGGTCCAACAGCGCCTATGCGTTCGCTGTCAACATCAACCGTTCGTTCAAGATGCACGGCTGGTGCTCGCGAATTCGCGGAATCGAATCCGGCGGATCGGTCGAAAAGCTACCTGTTCACGTTTTCCCAACGGACGACGGCGGTATCGACATGAAGTGTCCGACCGAGATCGCCATCAGTGATCGTCGTGAAGCTGAGCTAGCCAAGAACGGTTTGATGCCGTTGGTGTTTCGCAAGAACAGTGACTTGGCGGCCTTCATCGGTGCTCAGTCGCTGAACAATCCGTCGATTTTCGAAGACGACGACGCGACCGCTAACGCTCGCTTGTCCGGCCGTTTGCCGTATTTGTTCGCTGTTTGCCGATTCGCGCACTACTTGAAGTGCATCGTTCGCGACAAAGTTGGGTCGTTTAAAGAACGCAGCGACATGCAGATCTGGTTGAACAATTGGATCAGCCAGTATGTCGACACCAACCCGGCAACAGCGTCGGAATTGGACAAGGCACGCCGCCCATTGGCAGGTGCCGAAGTCGTCGTTGAGGAGATCGCAGGCAACCCTGGATATTACAGCGCCAAGTTCTTCTTGCGACCTCACTACCAGCTCGAAGGCTTGACCGTTTCGCTGCGTTTGGTCAGCAAGTTGCCATCTGCCAAGGCCGCCTAA
- the tssB gene encoding type VI secretion system contractile sheath small subunit has product MSESSQKFISRNRPPRVQIEYDVETYGAEKKVQLPFVMGVLADLSGNPSDPLADVADRKFLETDIDNFDERLKSMKPRASFQVPNTLTGEGDLSVDLTFESMDDFSPGQVAQRVEPLAKLLNARTELSHLVTYMDGKTGAEELVSRLINDPELLKELSEKPLTIDSAKPEADAA; this is encoded by the coding sequence ATGTCCGAAAGCAGTCAGAAGTTTATTTCTCGCAATCGGCCGCCTCGTGTTCAGATTGAATACGACGTGGAAACGTACGGTGCAGAAAAGAAAGTGCAACTTCCGTTTGTGATGGGAGTTTTGGCTGACCTATCGGGCAACCCCTCTGACCCGCTTGCCGACGTTGCCGATCGCAAGTTTTTAGAAACGGACATCGACAATTTTGACGAACGTCTGAAGTCGATGAAGCCACGAGCTTCGTTTCAGGTACCAAATACACTGACCGGCGAAGGCGATTTGAGCGTCGATTTGACCTTTGAATCGATGGACGACTTTTCACCAGGCCAAGTTGCCCAGCGTGTCGAGCCGTTGGCGAAGTTGCTCAATGCGCGCACTGAGTTGTCGCACTTGGTGACATACATGGACGGTAAGACCGGGGCCGAAGAACTTGTTTCGCGACTGATCAATGATCCCGAGTTACTGAAGGAATTGTCCGAAAAGCCGCTCACCATCGACTCAGCTAAACCAGAAGCCGACGCGGCCTAA
- the tssA gene encoding type VI secretion system protein TssA, translated as MTTDACQSFATPLSSDSPSGANLEYDARFVEMMRLSEGTREQQYGKTIIAAQPPEWRAIHQLALELATETRDLRVGVMLVESMTHIEGLNGLADGLALIRGWVCDFWDDVYPQMDASDGYDPFVRINSLGRLCEPERLLAMIGRIPLVEAPPHIVVTVNDVRRSAGEAPTTVYAERATPMEVEAAFLAMSVTELRQRYELCQRADNSLKQTIEFLEQTVGIGVWDASVLSAKIAVCRDILKTQLRRRLSVSDAIIKDVSSSRVANEPADTDSDAWSPGDVDQSIQDIARVRVESREDAAHVLEAATRYFEKHEPSSPVPLLLRRARRLINQDFVGILRELAPEALVQAKNLAGDLDE; from the coding sequence ATGACGACTGACGCATGCCAGTCTTTTGCCACACCGTTATCCTCGGATTCTCCTTCGGGTGCCAATCTCGAGTACGACGCTCGGTTTGTGGAAATGATGCGTCTGAGCGAAGGTACACGCGAGCAACAGTACGGAAAAACGATCATCGCCGCCCAGCCACCGGAATGGCGCGCGATCCATCAACTGGCTTTGGAACTGGCGACCGAAACACGAGACTTGCGCGTGGGTGTGATGTTGGTCGAAAGCATGACTCACATCGAGGGCTTGAACGGGCTTGCCGACGGCTTGGCATTGATCCGCGGTTGGGTTTGCGATTTCTGGGATGACGTTTATCCGCAGATGGATGCGTCCGATGGTTACGACCCATTTGTTCGGATCAATTCGCTCGGACGCCTCTGCGAGCCCGAGCGTCTACTCGCGATGATCGGCCGAATTCCCTTGGTCGAAGCTCCGCCGCACATCGTTGTTACGGTCAACGACGTTCGACGTTCCGCTGGTGAGGCGCCAACCACCGTTTACGCCGAACGCGCGACACCGATGGAAGTCGAGGCGGCATTTCTGGCGATGTCGGTTACCGAACTCAGACAACGTTATGAGCTTTGCCAACGCGCTGACAACTCGTTAAAACAAACAATCGAGTTCCTCGAGCAGACGGTTGGCATTGGGGTTTGGGATGCGAGTGTGCTTTCCGCCAAGATCGCTGTCTGTCGAGACATTTTGAAGACGCAGCTTCGACGACGTTTGTCGGTGTCGGACGCGATCATCAAAGACGTCAGTTCGAGTCGTGTGGCGAACGAACCAGCGGACACCGATTCCGATGCGTGGAGTCCCGGCGACGTTGATCAATCCATCCAAGACATCGCTCGCGTTCGCGTTGAATCGCGAGAGGATGCGGCTCATGTGCTTGAAGCAGCGACGAGGTACTTCGAGAAGCACGAGCCATCGAGTCCTGTGCCGTTGCTGTTGCGTCGAGCCCGTCGATTGATTAACCAGGACTTCGTGGGCATTCTGCGCGAGTTGGCTCCGGAAGCACTCGTTCAAGCAAAAAACTTGGCAGGCGATCTTGATGAATGA